A portion of the Nitrospira sp. genome contains these proteins:
- a CDS encoding cyclase family protein, whose translation MESKRVSDRNYRPRGLMRSLAILVMTASVGCAESLLQPYSLALQQSRLVDLTHAFGSETIVWPTEQDVKLVVQHAEDMPRGYYYASNRLELPEHGGTHIDAPIHFSRGKQTLDQVPIERLVGSAIRVDVAERCARDRDYRIVVQDLERWESTHGRIPAHAIVLFNTGLSRYWPSRKEYLGTELRGLEGVAALHFPGLHPDAATWLVRERRVKAVGIDTASIDYGQSTKFETHVALLSNNVPVFENLAGLSQLPERGFDVIALPMKIAGGTGGPLRIIGVVPQGKVLR comes from the coding sequence ATGGAGAGCAAGCGTGTGTCCGACAGGAATTACCGTCCACGCGGATTGATGAGGAGCCTGGCCATACTCGTGATGACGGCAAGCGTTGGATGTGCGGAAAGCCTCCTCCAACCCTATTCGTTGGCTTTGCAGCAATCTCGGTTGGTCGACCTGACCCATGCCTTTGGAAGCGAGACGATCGTGTGGCCCACCGAGCAGGACGTCAAACTGGTCGTGCAGCATGCAGAGGACATGCCCCGTGGCTATTACTATGCCTCCAATCGCCTGGAGCTTCCCGAGCATGGCGGCACCCACATCGACGCGCCGATTCATTTTTCCAGAGGGAAACAGACGCTCGATCAGGTTCCCATCGAGCGTCTGGTCGGCAGTGCGATTCGCGTCGACGTCGCAGAGCGGTGCGCCAGGGATCGCGATTACCGCATCGTGGTCCAGGACCTTGAGCGATGGGAATCCACCCACGGCCGGATACCGGCCCATGCCATAGTGTTATTCAACACGGGCTTGAGTCGATATTGGCCGTCCAGGAAGGAGTATCTCGGAACCGAACTCAGAGGATTGGAGGGAGTCGCAGCCCTGCATTTTCCCGGCTTACATCCCGATGCGGCGACGTGGCTGGTGCGCGAGCGACGGGTCAAGGCCGTCGGGATCGATACCGCCTCGATCGATTATGGACAGTCAACCAAGTTTGAAACGCACGTGGCGTTGCTCTCCAATAATGTGCCGGTGTTCGAAAACCTCGCCGGCCTCAGCCAACTTCCAGAACGTGGATTTGACGTGATCGCTCTGCCGATGAAAATCGCCGGCGGCACCGGGGGGCCGCTGCGAATCATCGGTGTCGTACCTCAAGGCAAAGTACTTCGTTAA
- a CDS encoding response regulator yields the protein MHRAPRRSRTLIRIQVEFQGISEDVSIKGKGYTLDLNINGCRIESSSPVPRGSYVRLRLAIPKAPHPVLIGMARVRWVQAGSFGVEFIQRSAEDLPYISRATAESNRQVSAQALQPKAGKAPCTVLVVEDDPDVLHLCARTLEDVDCKVLKAPGSSEALQICTSHSGPIHLLLVDLVLRPPVLQLRSGHEQYPRVHGCDLIEQILRIRKKCHVVFMSGHDEAALKALGIEVGGALCLQKPFSREDLLMAINQAMAGLPMVSKLPHSGTVKRAVNAG from the coding sequence ATGCACCGCGCTCCCAGACGATCGCGTACCCTGATCAGGATTCAGGTCGAATTCCAAGGCATTTCGGAAGACGTGTCGATCAAAGGAAAGGGGTATACGCTCGATCTGAATATCAACGGCTGTCGGATTGAAAGCAGCAGTCCCGTGCCTCGTGGAAGTTACGTGCGGCTGCGGCTCGCCATTCCCAAGGCGCCCCATCCGGTGCTGATCGGCATGGCTCGAGTCAGATGGGTCCAGGCTGGATCCTTCGGGGTGGAGTTCATCCAACGGTCTGCCGAGGACCTCCCGTACATCAGTCGAGCCACGGCCGAGAGCAACCGGCAGGTCTCGGCTCAGGCGCTTCAGCCGAAGGCAGGCAAGGCTCCCTGCACGGTCCTCGTTGTTGAGGACGACCCCGACGTGCTGCATCTGTGCGCCCGCACACTCGAAGATGTGGACTGCAAGGTCCTCAAAGCGCCAGGGAGTTCGGAAGCCCTGCAGATCTGTACCAGCCATAGTGGACCGATTCATTTGCTGTTGGTCGACCTCGTCCTGCGTCCACCGGTTCTGCAACTGAGGTCCGGACATGAGCAATATCCTCGCGTTCACGGGTGTGACCTTATCGAGCAAATCCTCCGTATTAGGAAAAAGTGCCATGTGGTGTTCATGTCGGGTCATGATGAAGCGGCGCTGAAGGCGCTTGGCATCGAAGTCGGAGGAGCCCTGTGTCTGCAGAAACCATTCAGCCGTGAAGACCTGCTGATGGCGATCAATCAAGCCATGGCGGGACTGCCCATGGTCTCCAAGCTTCCTCATTCGGGAACGGTCAAACGGGCCGTCAACGCAGGGTAG
- a CDS encoding VIT1/CCC1 transporter family protein, whose amino-acid sequence MTHPHGSHHPSLARTLILDELFDLFLYRKLREITRDRDAQQTLDALIAIEIDHLAFWKRFFSMDIEHLDLSRSIKLQLLILTCRCFGITAVHLVLEAIEVHGVRKYLALWKEFQDQPSGAALRDVLMDEFKHEDVLVTSLTERKINAEKVRNIFLGLNDGLVEILGAVSGFFGAFGSATLVLIASSTTAVAGALSMAAGAFLALNSEQEVRATESAKKMFLGEPFESTVMAEQPLASAAFVGIAYLFGATIPVLPVLLGAADAVLSVITAGLMVVVISAILSFLSGMDIKRRILLNLAIITVAVSVSYGIGVLAKGIWGIAL is encoded by the coding sequence ATGACACATCCCCATGGCTCGCACCATCCATCCCTGGCTCGAACTCTGATCTTGGATGAATTGTTCGATCTCTTCCTGTATCGCAAGCTCCGTGAGATCACGCGCGACCGTGACGCACAACAGACTCTGGACGCGCTGATCGCGATCGAGATCGACCACCTGGCATTCTGGAAACGATTCTTCTCAATGGATATCGAGCACTTGGATCTGAGCCGATCCATCAAGCTGCAGCTTCTCATCCTCACCTGCCGCTGCTTCGGCATCACCGCCGTGCATCTGGTGCTGGAAGCCATTGAGGTTCACGGGGTTCGGAAGTACCTTGCGTTGTGGAAAGAGTTTCAGGACCAACCGTCGGGAGCGGCTCTCCGCGACGTTCTGATGGACGAGTTCAAGCATGAAGACGTGCTGGTGACCAGTCTGACCGAACGGAAGATCAATGCTGAGAAGGTCCGCAATATCTTCTTGGGTCTCAATGACGGTTTGGTGGAAATTCTCGGCGCCGTCAGCGGCTTCTTCGGAGCCTTCGGCAGCGCGACGCTGGTGCTGATCGCCTCATCGACGACCGCGGTGGCCGGTGCGCTTTCGATGGCGGCGGGAGCCTTCCTGGCGCTCAATTCCGAACAGGAGGTCAGAGCGACCGAAAGCGCCAAGAAAATGTTTCTGGGGGAACCATTCGAATCGACGGTCATGGCGGAGCAGCCGCTCGCATCGGCTGCCTTCGTAGGGATCGCCTACCTCTTCGGTGCGACCATCCCGGTGCTACCGGTGCTTCTCGGCGCGGCTGACGCCGTCTTGTCCGTGATCACAGCCGGCCTGATGGTCGTCGTGATCTCGGCCATCCTGTCTTTTCTGTCCGGTATGGACATCAAGCGGCGAATCCTGCTGAACTTGGCGATCATTACCGTAGCCGTAAGCGTCAGTTACGGGATCGGGGTTCTCGCCAAGGGCATCTGGGGAATCGCCTTGTAG